A single window of Carettochelys insculpta isolate YL-2023 chromosome 13, ASM3395843v1, whole genome shotgun sequence DNA harbors:
- the C13HXorf65 gene encoding uncharacterized protein CXorf65 homolog: protein MAVRALLVQALAGLQPLLTVGDSCAAGHGLGEGVGLSPPQAEKPAALLPQPATSAPCSSIGPSPVPAAFPPALAALSLPDNQQFLANTCCSVLLLLHYLRSKLGLQRTDPIDLCDELGTLKLLFLLKLPSDSASKFLTPRGTYHVCRVERGAPGTKQENAYRAFTPLLKDPEPELLDALRAQCEFLEKSRLKLLKAQDGKKLQTMESLIAIVPSQISGKPMGRPGPGPMGAADEESGLRKAGPSPRLKPEASKKEKHR, encoded by the exons ATGGCGGTGAGGGCCCTGCTGGTGCAGGCACTGGCCGGGCTGCAGCCTTTGCTGACGGTTGGGGACAG ctgtgctgctgggcatgggctgggtgagggggttgGCCTCTCGCCCCCACAGGCAGAGAAACCAGCAGCATTGCTACCTCAGCCTGCAACTAGTGCCCCCTGCAGCAGCATTGGCCCGAGCCCCGTCCCAGCTGCCtttccaccagccctggctgccttGTCCCTTCCAGACAACCAGCAGTTCCTGGCTAACACCTGCTGTTCTgttctcctgctgctgcactaCCTGAGGAGCAAGCTGGGGCTCCAGAGAACAG ACCCCATCGACTTGTGCGACGAACTGGGCACCCTCAAGCTGCTCTTCCTGCTCAAGCTCCCCAGTGACAGCGCCAGCAAATTTCTTACGCCCCGTGGAACCTACCACGTGTGCCGGGTGGAGCGCGGAGCCCCAG GAACCAAACAGGAAAATGCCTATCGTGCCTTCACCCCTCTCCTCAAGGACCCTGAGCCTGAGCTACTGG ACGCCCTGCGCGCGCAGTGCGAGTTCCTGGAGAAGAGCCGCCTCAAGCTGCTGAAGGCCCAGGACGGGAAGAAGCTCCAGACCATGGAGTCGCTGATTGCCATAGTGCCCTCCCAGATCTCC GGAAAGCCGATGGGGAGGCCTGGGCCAGGGCCCATGGGAGCTGCGGACGAGGAGAGCGGCCTGCGGAAAGCAGGGCCATCCCCCAGGCTcaagccagaggccagcaagaaGGAGAAACATCGCTGA